The Sandaracinaceae bacterium genome contains a region encoding:
- a CDS encoding BamA/TamA family outer membrane protein: MRRSLVTLALLCASLGCLAGPTVGAAQPVAGADTPDGGAPRAAAPDEGPDTADRDAEADLDAEADAEADHDAEADAEVDHDTEADADRPIGASGESETAPADDSDQDLDDQDLDDQDLDGDRAPGAPQALRYFLEDVEVVGNTRTHASVVRAYVPLERGEPFDPEESELETLQFSLMGTGWFDEVNVRLRRGRQRGWVVVVIEVVERNTVVVEQIALGVAEGLSSARTTQTRVFPYVGLTLTETNLLGRGMRLSVSGLLSRHHQGGRIDFAYPRIFGGNYGLRAAPFFNNSRQYFGTNPTVTTRCAPTAPSDCIEEFEGRNAVVFYRRGGFYLGTGRTIGSTLTLDIGTQLEWIYVTSRPEAASEVRGSEIRPIDFSILPNRSFASVLRVGLTYDRRDDPGLPTQGTYLRVQADAGTRLLGSAYDFVRLQAEFRQWVPLASHHTLRMRMFGGIVLGDAPFFYKFHASDLTDLIPSRLLEMQLDRRAPPNLLGTAIAFMRNEEVAVRADVEYDVSLLRHDRRVGLRGAHAYFNLGAYLLADLQDLQFAVPGLDGASRIPIDLTFDIGIRLDTSVGVFQFGFSNLLGFIQL; the protein is encoded by the coding sequence GTGCGCCGCTCTCTCGTCACGCTCGCGCTGCTGTGCGCCTCGCTGGGCTGCCTCGCGGGTCCGACGGTGGGCGCCGCGCAGCCCGTGGCGGGCGCAGACACCCCAGACGGCGGGGCCCCACGCGCCGCGGCGCCAGACGAAGGACCGGACACCGCCGACCGCGACGCAGAGGCCGACCTCGACGCTGAAGCCGACGCAGAGGCCGACCACGACGCTGAAGCCGACGCAGAGGTCGACCACGACACGGAAGCCGACGCGGACCGGCCCATCGGCGCCTCGGGTGAGTCCGAGACGGCGCCAGCCGACGACTCCGACCAAGACCTCGACGACCAAGACCTCGACGACCAAGACCTCGACGGGGACCGCGCGCCTGGCGCCCCGCAAGCGCTTCGATACTTCCTCGAAGACGTCGAGGTGGTGGGCAACACGCGCACCCACGCCTCGGTCGTCCGCGCCTACGTCCCGCTCGAGCGGGGTGAGCCGTTCGACCCCGAGGAGAGTGAGCTCGAGACGCTGCAGTTCTCGCTGATGGGGACGGGGTGGTTCGACGAGGTCAACGTTCGGCTGCGCCGCGGCCGGCAGCGCGGCTGGGTCGTGGTCGTGATCGAGGTGGTGGAGCGCAACACCGTCGTGGTGGAACAGATCGCGCTCGGCGTGGCCGAGGGGCTGAGCAGCGCACGCACCACGCAGACGCGCGTCTTTCCCTACGTGGGACTGACCCTGACCGAGACCAATTTGCTGGGGCGTGGCATGCGCCTGTCGGTCAGCGGGCTGCTCTCCCGTCACCACCAGGGGGGGCGCATCGACTTCGCCTACCCACGGATCTTCGGCGGGAACTACGGGCTGCGGGCCGCGCCCTTCTTCAACAACTCCCGCCAGTATTTCGGGACCAACCCCACGGTCACCACGCGCTGCGCCCCGACGGCTCCGAGCGACTGCATCGAAGAGTTCGAGGGACGCAACGCGGTCGTGTTCTACCGCCGAGGCGGCTTCTACCTGGGCACGGGCCGCACGATCGGGAGCACCCTCACGCTCGACATCGGCACGCAGCTCGAGTGGATCTACGTCACCTCGCGCCCCGAAGCCGCGAGCGAGGTGCGCGGCAGCGAGATCCGTCCGATCGACTTCTCCATCCTCCCCAACCGCAGCTTCGCCTCGGTGCTGCGCGTCGGGCTGACCTACGATCGGCGGGACGACCCAGGCCTCCCCACGCAGGGGACGTACCTCCGCGTGCAAGCAGACGCCGGGACGCGCCTGCTCGGCAGCGCGTACGACTTCGTGCGCCTCCAGGCGGAGTTTCGTCAGTGGGTCCCGCTGGCGAGCCACCACACCCTCCGCATGCGCATGTTCGGCGGCATCGTGTTGGGCGACGCGCCGTTCTTCTACAAGTTCCACGCCAGTGACCTGACCGACCTCATCCCGAGCCGCCTGCTCGAGATGCAGCTCGATCGTCGCGCCCCCCCCAACCTGCTCGGCACCGCCATCGCGTTCATGCGCAATGAAGAGGTCGCCGTCCGGGCGGACGTCGAGTACGACGTCTCGCTGCTCAGGCACGATCGTCGCGTGGGGCTGCGAGGCGCGCACGCCTACTTCAACCTGGGCGCCTACCTGCTGGCCGACCTGCAGGACCTGCAGTTCGCGGTGCCGGGTCTGGACGGCGCCTCGCGCATTCCGATCGACCTGACCTTCGACATCGGCATCCGCTTGGACACCTCGGTCGGTGTGTTCCAGTTCGGCTTCTCCAACCTGTTGGGGTTCATCCAGCTGTGA
- a CDS encoding DUF4388 domain-containing protein: MRDDIVLEGAIPAGGIVELLSAIEETCTTGTLHYESVREGSGTVTLVRGQFAEDQTPDRKQRDPVEVLLALREGRFFLQQRLPVLPVTNGDHMVKKGSLAVHVPSELMRYCELAGLTGVLQLSRPPEVVDLAYERGELAEVRVGGAGQIEFEEVFGWEDGRFTIEARRVSARVAAPDSSVYPAQHQPASDTDRGSEREARTTTRDPGEPTEATFLRVVEMSLEDLLRERAERTPAARTGPVIPALPAARVSQRPAPKTLGSSSTPVRGESTVRVIYLAAERSPAEEERLPAMDLNVPLPGEGRRSPSKTDIPRNTAISALDDAGRLRQSKWPAALARPSREDEEITTQFDTASHAALDIGTNPTMLAGALDLASDDLPLDSPRKAQHMSDTRTSGASPESPAAGRTVTPPDTLGTLKWVAFACLVLISCLAVLARLPPID; this comes from the coding sequence ATGCGCGACGACATCGTCCTCGAAGGAGCGATCCCCGCGGGCGGCATCGTCGAGCTGCTCAGCGCCATCGAGGAGACGTGCACGACGGGCACGCTCCACTACGAGAGTGTACGCGAGGGCAGCGGGACGGTGACGCTCGTGCGCGGCCAATTCGCCGAGGATCAGACCCCCGACCGCAAGCAGCGCGACCCCGTGGAGGTGCTGCTGGCCCTGCGGGAAGGGCGCTTCTTCCTCCAGCAACGGCTGCCCGTGCTGCCCGTGACGAACGGCGACCACATGGTCAAGAAGGGCTCGTTGGCGGTGCACGTGCCCTCCGAGCTGATGCGCTACTGCGAGCTGGCCGGGCTGACCGGGGTGCTGCAGCTCAGCCGCCCCCCCGAGGTGGTGGACCTGGCCTACGAGCGCGGCGAGCTGGCGGAGGTGCGCGTCGGCGGCGCCGGCCAGATCGAATTCGAAGAGGTCTTCGGCTGGGAGGACGGGCGCTTCACCATCGAGGCGCGACGCGTGAGCGCGCGCGTCGCGGCGCCGGACAGCTCCGTGTACCCCGCCCAGCACCAGCCGGCGAGCGACACGGACCGCGGCAGCGAGCGCGAGGCGCGCACCACCACCCGTGATCCCGGCGAACCCACGGAAGCCACGTTCTTACGCGTGGTCGAGATGTCCCTCGAAGACCTACTGCGCGAGCGCGCCGAGCGCACCCCAGCCGCGCGCACGGGACCAGTCATCCCAGCGCTGCCCGCCGCCCGGGTGTCTCAGCGTCCGGCCCCGAAGACCCTCGGGAGCAGCTCGACCCCGGTGCGCGGCGAGAGCACCGTGCGCGTCATCTACCTGGCCGCCGAGCGTAGTCCGGCGGAGGAAGAGCGGCTGCCCGCGATGGACCTCAACGTACCGCTGCCGGGCGAAGGCCGGCGGTCCCCCTCGAAGACGGACATCCCGCGCAACACGGCCATCAGCGCGCTCGACGACGCGGGTCGGCTGCGTCAGAGCAAGTGGCCCGCCGCCCTCGCGCGGCCATCGCGGGAGGACGAGGAGATCACCACCCAGTTCGACACGGCCAGCCACGCGGCGCTGGACATCGGCACGAACCCCACCATGCTGGCAGGTGCGCTCGACCTCGCGAGCGACGACCTCCCCCTGGACTCCCCGAGAAAGGCGCAGCACATGAGCGACACCCGCACCTCGGGCGCGAGCCCCGAGAGCCCCGCCGCGGGGCGGACCGTGACGCCCCCGGACACGCTCGGCACTCTCAAGTGGGTGGCGTTCGCGTGCCTCGTGCTGATCTCGTGCCTGGCCGTGCTCGCACGCCTCCCGCCGATCGACTGA
- a CDS encoding putative sulfate exporter family transporter has product MSTLALHLCSAASLAHGHRRAWNRVVLPALGLLCLLVPKLGSVGALALGVGVALLGLNAWEAESGRLAKRLLTLSVVGLGAGLDLRAVAQVGALGAGLAVGSIALCLALGRLFARLLRVDALTGLLVAAGTAICGGSAIAAVAPTVRAREHQVTAALGTVFALNALALLVFPAVGHALALSDQAFGLWCAIAIHDTSSVVGAAMTFGPDALALATTVKLARALWIVPLTAGLALHTRRRERNARAERDALTHGQVDHAATEPPPRAARPWFILGFLVLALLTTFVPSFAPAGDVLSALARRVLVLTLFLVGASLSPAALRRVGARPFLQGAVLWGIVSTVSLGVILGAT; this is encoded by the coding sequence ATGTCCACGCTTGCGCTCCACCTCTGCTCCGCCGCGTCTCTGGCTCACGGCCATCGACGGGCGTGGAATCGTGTGGTCCTCCCCGCTCTTGGTCTGCTGTGCTTGCTGGTCCCGAAGTTGGGGTCCGTGGGTGCGCTGGCGCTCGGTGTCGGTGTGGCGCTCCTCGGCCTGAACGCGTGGGAGGCAGAGAGCGGTCGATTGGCCAAGCGGCTGCTCACGCTCTCGGTGGTGGGGCTCGGGGCGGGGCTCGACCTGCGCGCGGTGGCGCAGGTGGGTGCGCTCGGAGCGGGCCTGGCGGTGGGCAGCATCGCGCTCTGCCTCGCGCTCGGTCGACTGTTTGCGCGCCTGCTGCGGGTGGACGCGCTGACTGGCCTGTTGGTCGCGGCGGGCACGGCCATCTGCGGCGGCAGCGCCATCGCCGCGGTGGCCCCCACGGTGCGTGCTCGCGAGCATCAGGTGACCGCCGCGCTCGGTACCGTCTTCGCGCTCAACGCGCTGGCGCTGTTGGTCTTTCCCGCAGTGGGGCACGCCCTCGCGCTCAGCGACCAGGCGTTCGGGCTGTGGTGCGCCATCGCCATCCACGACACCAGCTCGGTCGTCGGCGCAGCCATGACCTTCGGCCCCGACGCCCTCGCGCTGGCCACCACCGTGAAGCTCGCTCGAGCGCTCTGGATCGTCCCGCTCACGGCTGGCCTCGCGCTGCACACGCGCCGCCGAGAGCGCAACGCGCGCGCGGAGCGCGACGCCCTGACCCACGGGCAGGTCGACCACGCCGCGACCGAGCCCCCTCCGCGCGCTGCCCGTCCGTGGTTCATCCTCGGCTTTCTCGTCCTCGCGCTGCTCACGACCTTCGTCCCGAGCTTCGCGCCCGCCGGTGACGTGCTGAGCGCGCTCGCGCGGCGTGTGCTGGTGCTGACGCTCTTCCTCGTGGGCGCGTCGCTCAGCCCGGCCGCCCTGCGGCGTGTCGGGGCGCGCCCGTTTCTGCAAGGGGCGGTCCTGTGGGGCATCGTCTCGACGGTGTCGCTGGGCGTCATCCTCGGCGCGACCTGA
- a CDS encoding efflux RND transporter permease subunit, translated as MTDRAQGALALAIERPVTVTVGVILVVLFGALSLVGLPIQLTPDISRPTIDISTRWPGAAPSEIETEILEAQEQTLKGLAGLVKMTSNASPDLGRITLEFDVGTDIDDALVRVNNRLGEVSSYPEAADRPVLSTSDLSGPPIAVITIRDLEGRSVSAFRTWVAEEIVPELERIPGVAGMRHVGGQDSEVHVDFDPRALAERGLRINDLSDRVRAELRNVSAGDLNIGKRSFLVRTPLAPEDVEDLEEVVLGTGPDGMPVRLADVATVSMGLRRPRGVAMTDGQASMILLLSRESGSNVLEVTEAVRATVAELDEREFRGEGLTIQVISDQVGYINDALDLVQQNLLMGSVLAILALFLFLRSAGASAIISVSIPVCVFGTALGMSWLGRSINVISLAGVTFAVGMVLDNSIVVLESIDTERATAKTAAEAALRGVRSVWGAVLASTLTTVAVFAPIITWESEVGQLLRDVAVAISLAVVWSLVVSVWVIPSLAARLLKPKPKTAPGRFAAAGDRVRERIVGAASWVARDLRRGTLIVALVVGAAGVVTFMLAPALEYLPTGNRNLIFGVLVPPPGYSSEEFERMGARMHEEIGPHIGADVGDVPSIQRSFFVGDGSFVFAGAVATRPEDIGALLPFLRRVQADVPGTFGFTNQASLFGRMGGGRSIELNLVGSDIPTLTELGGRMMGSISRAIPGAQVRPVPGLDPGAPEVQIHPRRRQAAALGIRSDQLGLMVDALVDGAIVGELTSRSGYEVDVVLRALTPGRGIISDPLELMDAPLVTSAGAIVPLSSVADAVTDIGPTNIQRLERRRAITLQISPPEALPLETAMDMVQEQVVTPMRAAGEVPQGVRIEVSGAAGDLDIAADHFRDVLLLAVLICFLLLSALFEDFVAPLVVLASLPLAAAGGMACLVAVDQVFGPVPLDLLTALGFLILIGVVVNNAILVVDGALARLREGDELNLAVADAVRSRIRPIFMTTSTSLAGLLPMVVSNGAGAELYRGVGAIVLGGLALSSVLVIFVIPALFTMLYRLRGLFARRVPEEQVPDEATA; from the coding sequence ATGACGGATCGCGCGCAGGGGGCGCTGGCCCTCGCCATCGAGCGCCCCGTTACGGTCACCGTGGGCGTCATCCTGGTCGTGCTCTTCGGCGCGCTGTCGCTGGTGGGGCTGCCCATCCAGCTCACGCCGGACATCTCGCGCCCCACCATCGACATCAGCACGCGCTGGCCCGGTGCGGCGCCGAGCGAGATCGAGACCGAGATCCTCGAGGCCCAGGAGCAGACCCTCAAGGGTCTGGCGGGGCTGGTGAAGATGACCAGCAACGCCAGCCCCGACCTCGGCCGCATCACGCTCGAGTTCGACGTGGGCACGGACATCGACGACGCGCTCGTGCGGGTGAACAACCGCCTGGGCGAGGTCAGCTCGTACCCCGAGGCGGCCGACCGGCCCGTGCTGAGCACCTCCGATCTGTCCGGGCCACCCATCGCCGTCATCACCATCCGCGACCTCGAGGGGCGCTCCGTCTCGGCCTTCCGCACGTGGGTGGCCGAAGAGATCGTGCCCGAGCTGGAGCGCATCCCGGGTGTGGCCGGCATGCGCCACGTGGGCGGTCAGGACTCCGAGGTGCACGTCGACTTCGACCCGCGCGCCCTGGCCGAGCGGGGCCTGCGCATCAACGACCTGAGCGACCGGGTGCGCGCCGAGCTGCGCAACGTGTCGGCTGGCGACCTCAACATCGGCAAGCGCTCGTTCCTGGTGCGCACGCCGCTCGCCCCCGAAGACGTCGAGGACCTCGAGGAGGTGGTGCTGGGCACCGGGCCCGACGGCATGCCGGTGCGGTTGGCCGACGTCGCCACCGTCAGCATGGGGCTGCGCCGCCCGCGCGGCGTGGCCATGACCGACGGACAGGCGTCCATGATCCTGCTGCTCTCGCGCGAGTCGGGCAGCAACGTGCTCGAGGTGACGGAGGCCGTGCGCGCCACGGTGGCCGAGCTGGACGAGCGCGAGTTCCGCGGCGAGGGGCTCACCATCCAGGTCATCTCGGATCAGGTCGGCTACATCAACGACGCCCTCGACCTCGTGCAGCAGAACCTGCTGATGGGGTCGGTGCTGGCCATCCTGGCGCTTTTCTTGTTCCTGCGCTCGGCGGGGGCGTCCGCCATCATCAGCGTCTCCATCCCCGTGTGCGTGTTCGGCACGGCGCTGGGCATGAGCTGGCTCGGTCGCTCCATCAACGTCATCTCGCTGGCAGGCGTGACCTTCGCGGTGGGCATGGTGCTCGACAACTCCATCGTGGTGCTGGAGAGCATCGACACCGAGCGCGCCACGGCCAAGACCGCCGCCGAGGCCGCGCTGCGCGGTGTGCGCTCGGTGTGGGGCGCGGTGCTCGCCTCGACGCTCACCACCGTCGCGGTCTTCGCCCCCATCATCACGTGGGAGAGCGAGGTGGGGCAGCTGCTGCGCGACGTCGCCGTCGCCATCTCGCTCGCGGTCGTGTGGTCGCTGGTCGTGTCCGTGTGGGTCATCCCGAGCCTCGCCGCACGCCTGCTGAAGCCCAAGCCCAAGACGGCGCCAGGGCGCTTCGCGGCAGCCGGCGACCGGGTGCGCGAGCGGATCGTCGGCGCGGCCAGCTGGGTGGCGCGCGACCTGCGTCGCGGGACGCTGATCGTGGCGCTCGTGGTGGGGGCCGCCGGGGTCGTGACGTTCATGTTGGCCCCTGCGCTCGAGTACCTGCCCACGGGCAACCGCAACCTCATCTTCGGCGTGCTCGTGCCGCCCCCGGGGTACTCCTCCGAGGAGTTCGAGCGCATGGGCGCGCGCATGCACGAGGAGATCGGCCCCCACATCGGCGCCGACGTGGGCGACGTGCCCTCCATCCAGCGCTCATTCTTCGTGGGCGACGGGAGCTTCGTCTTCGCGGGGGCCGTGGCCACGCGTCCCGAGGACATCGGCGCGCTCCTGCCGTTCCTGCGCCGCGTGCAGGCCGACGTGCCGGGCACCTTCGGGTTCACCAACCAAGCCAGCCTGTTCGGGCGCATGGGGGGCGGGCGCAGCATCGAGCTCAACCTGGTGGGCTCGGACATCCCCACCCTGACCGAGCTCGGCGGGCGCATGATGGGCAGCATCAGCCGGGCCATCCCGGGCGCGCAGGTGCGCCCTGTGCCGGGGCTCGATCCGGGCGCCCCCGAGGTGCAGATCCACCCGCGGCGGCGTCAGGCGGCGGCGCTCGGCATCCGCAGCGACCAGCTGGGCCTGATGGTCGACGCGCTGGTCGACGGCGCCATCGTGGGGGAGCTCACGTCGCGGAGCGGCTACGAGGTGGACGTGGTCCTGCGGGCGCTGACCCCGGGTCGCGGCATCATCAGCGATCCGCTCGAGCTGATGGACGCGCCGCTCGTGACCAGCGCTGGCGCCATCGTGCCGCTCAGCTCCGTCGCCGACGCGGTCACGGACATCGGCCCTACCAACATCCAGCGCCTCGAGCGCCGCCGCGCCATCACGCTGCAGATCTCGCCGCCCGAGGCGCTGCCCCTCGAGACCGCGATGGACATGGTGCAAGAGCAGGTGGTGACCCCCATGCGCGCCGCAGGCGAGGTGCCCCAAGGGGTGCGCATCGAGGTCAGCGGCGCGGCGGGCGACCTCGACATCGCGGCCGACCACTTCCGCGACGTGCTGCTGCTGGCCGTGCTCATCTGCTTCCTGCTGCTGTCGGCGCTGTTCGAGGACTTCGTCGCGCCGTTGGTCGTGCTGGCCAGCCTGCCGCTCGCCGCGGCAGGCGGCATGGCGTGCTTGGTGGCCGTGGACCAGGTGTTCGGTCCGGTGCCCCTCGACCTGCTCACCGCGCTCGGGTTCCTGATCCTCATCGGCGTCGTCGTGAACAACGCCATCCTCGTGGTGGATGGGGCGCTCGCGCGGCTGCGCGAGGGGGACGAGCTGAACCTGGCCGTGGCCGACGCGGTGCGTTCGCGCATCCGGCCCATCTTCATGACCACCAGTACGTCGCTTGCGGGCCTGCTGCCGATGGTGGTCTCGAACGGCGCGGGCGCCGAGCTCTATCGCGGGGTCGGAGCCATCGTGCTGGGTGGCTTGGCGCTCTCCAGCGTGCTGGTCATCTTCGTCATCCCCGCCCTGTTCACCATGCTGTACCGCCTGCGCGGGCTGTTCGCGCGGCGCGTTCCAGAGGAGCAGGTCCCCGACGAGGCGACCGCCTGA
- a CDS encoding biotin carboxylase → MAEKMRPELSALYERLSRTEDGVRSEAARKRHEKGFRTARENLADLVDPGTFLEYGQLAVAAQRSRRDPEDLQVNTAADGIITGVGSVNAALVGDEAAQTAVLIGDYAVLAGTQGYFHHKKLDRMCELAEQLHLPAVMYTEGGGGRPGDTDIVTGVSGLDVRSFLSWARLGGIVPRIAVNNGYCFAGNAALFGAADITIATKTSYIGMAGPAMIEYGGLGKHAPTEIGPSDVQELNGVLDIVADDEAEATAAAKKVLSYFQGRVREWHAPDQRPLRDALPEDRRFGYNVRRVIDTLADTGSFTELRRAHGRNVITGFMRLEGLPVGLVTSDCQHLAGAVDSVAAEKTARFLTLCDAFRLPIVVLTDTPGFMVGVDSERQGAVRKMSQLMVAGASVTVPIVNIILRKAYGLGAMALAGGSLAKPIYTAAWPTGEVGAMGLEGAVQLGYRKELEAVSDPREREALFEQLLRKLYAQGKATESASFLEIDAVIDPADTRRTIVRALLAARAKRPTL, encoded by the coding sequence ATGGCAGAGAAGATGCGTCCCGAGCTGAGCGCGCTCTACGAGCGGCTGTCGCGCACCGAAGACGGCGTGCGCAGCGAGGCCGCCCGCAAGCGGCACGAGAAGGGCTTTCGTACCGCGCGCGAGAACCTCGCGGACCTCGTGGACCCGGGCACCTTCCTCGAGTACGGGCAGCTGGCCGTCGCGGCGCAGCGCAGCCGACGCGACCCCGAGGACCTGCAGGTGAACACCGCGGCAGACGGCATCATCACGGGCGTCGGGTCGGTCAACGCAGCGCTGGTCGGCGACGAAGCCGCGCAGACGGCCGTGCTGATCGGCGACTACGCCGTGCTGGCCGGGACGCAGGGCTACTTTCACCACAAGAAGCTCGACCGCATGTGCGAGCTGGCGGAGCAGCTGCACCTGCCCGCGGTCATGTACACGGAGGGCGGCGGTGGACGCCCGGGTGACACCGACATCGTGACGGGCGTCTCGGGCCTCGACGTGCGCTCGTTCCTCAGCTGGGCGCGCCTCGGCGGCATCGTGCCGCGCATCGCGGTCAACAACGGCTACTGCTTCGCGGGGAACGCGGCGCTGTTCGGCGCGGCGGACATCACCATCGCCACGAAGACCTCGTACATCGGCATGGCCGGTCCCGCGATGATCGAGTACGGCGGGCTGGGCAAGCACGCGCCGACGGAGATCGGCCCGAGCGACGTGCAGGAGCTCAACGGCGTGCTGGACATCGTCGCCGACGACGAAGCCGAGGCCACGGCGGCCGCCAAGAAGGTGCTGAGCTACTTCCAAGGGCGCGTCCGCGAGTGGCACGCGCCCGACCAGCGGCCCCTGCGCGACGCGCTGCCCGAGGACCGTCGCTTTGGGTACAACGTGCGTCGCGTGATCGACACGCTGGCCGACACGGGCAGCTTCACCGAGCTGCGCCGCGCGCACGGCCGCAACGTCATCACGGGCTTCATGCGCCTCGAGGGGCTGCCGGTGGGCCTGGTCACGAGCGACTGCCAGCACCTGGCCGGCGCGGTGGACAGCGTGGCCGCCGAGAAGACGGCGCGCTTCCTGACGCTCTGCGACGCGTTCCGCCTGCCCATCGTCGTGCTGACCGACACGCCGGGCTTCATGGTGGGCGTCGACAGTGAGCGACAGGGCGCGGTGCGCAAGATGTCGCAGCTGATGGTGGCGGGCGCGAGCGTGACGGTGCCCATCGTCAACATCATCTTGCGCAAGGCCTATGGCCTCGGCGCCATGGCGCTGGCGGGCGGGAGCCTGGCGAAGCCCATCTACACCGCCGCGTGGCCCACCGGCGAGGTGGGCGCCATGGGGCTCGAAGGCGCTGTGCAGCTGGGCTACCGCAAGGAGCTGGAGGCCGTGAGCGACCCACGCGAGCGCGAGGCGCTGTTCGAGCAGCTGCTGCGCAAGCTCTACGCCCAGGGCAAGGCGACGGAGTCGGCCAGCTTTCTGGAGATCGACGCGGTCATCGACCCCGCGGACACGCGCCGCACCATCGTGCGCGCCCTGCTGGCAGCGCGCGCCAAGCGGCCTACCCTGTGA
- a CDS encoding LysR family transcriptional regulator, with protein sequence MPPARDHFDSRHLDVLRAVIDAGSITKAARQLHVSQPAVTASVQKLEGALGVTLLERYARGVRPTEAGRKLLGHARRVDSLLDELVADVTEREAPLAPLVLGASTTIAAGLVPKLFARFRAQHGAAGLRLVVGNTSEIIAQVESGALPLGLVEGPPRAARVRLERLLDDTLLPVVAASSPFRRDNVDLDTPVLWREVGSGTRTVVERALRKIGRKPMPFDLELGSTAAIRRAVGLSLGVAFLSRWSVGEDLAAGRLRVLRLPELNIQRRFSWALPSAPLGGTAARFHAFASAEHEGLEV encoded by the coding sequence ATGCCTCCGGCCCGCGACCACTTCGACTCCCGCCACCTCGACGTGCTCCGCGCCGTCATCGATGCGGGCAGCATCACCAAGGCCGCCCGCCAGCTGCACGTGTCGCAGCCGGCCGTCACGGCCAGCGTTCAGAAGCTCGAGGGCGCGCTGGGCGTGACCCTGCTCGAGCGCTACGCGCGCGGCGTGCGACCGACCGAAGCGGGGCGCAAGTTGCTCGGGCACGCACGGCGGGTGGACTCGCTGCTGGACGAGCTGGTGGCGGACGTGACCGAACGCGAAGCGCCCCTCGCGCCGCTGGTGCTCGGTGCCAGCACGACCATCGCAGCCGGCTTGGTCCCCAAGCTGTTCGCCCGCTTCCGAGCCCAGCACGGCGCGGCGGGGCTGCGGCTGGTGGTGGGCAACACGAGCGAGATCATCGCGCAGGTGGAGAGCGGCGCCTTGCCCCTGGGGCTGGTGGAGGGCCCGCCGCGGGCGGCGCGGGTGCGCCTCGAGCGGCTGCTGGACGACACGTTGCTGCCGGTGGTGGCCGCGAGCTCCCCCTTCCGACGCGACAACGTGGACCTGGACACCCCCGTCTTGTGGCGCGAGGTGGGCTCGGGCACGCGCACCGTGGTGGAGCGCGCGCTGCGCAAGATCGGCCGCAAGCCCATGCCCTTCGACCTCGAGCTGGGCAGCACAGCGGCCATCCGTCGGGCCGTGGGGCTCTCGCTGGGCGTGGCCTTCCTGTCGCGCTGGTCCGTCGGCGAGGACCTCGCGGCGGGGCGCTTGCGCGTGCTGCGGCTGCCGGAGCTGAACATCCAACGGCGCTTCTCGTGGGCGCTGCCCAGCGCCCCACTGGGAGGCACGGCGGCGCGCTTCCATGCGTTCGCGAGCGCGGAGCACGAAGGGCTCGAGGTGTAG
- a CDS encoding efflux RND transporter periplasmic adaptor subunit has translation MTPTLTGLGLLLGLVGCGGEAEAPPPSGRPPARVTVDAVADGPLVVRHRLTGRTSAALEATLAAGANGAVRRVRVRVGDRVQAGDLLFEVDPSVARADLAAAQATAATAAEEEAQAARDAARYRMAGPEAVAVTQIEQAESRAEQLARRQAELSARVRQTRSRLAQQIVRAPFAGQVVQRMADPGDWVSAGTPVLQVVSMDDVEVHAMVDPLLLARLHEGQPATLRFDGEALPARLAGVVRVIDSATGTAPLRFLPDTAERPAWLLPGRFLDVELELPEEGGVVVPRDAVTYGVRGARVVRVVDGTARIVPVQVVVQSGERALVRGEGLAAGQQVVTRGNERLRPDDAVVVDGAALAAGGSAGASPAEPPAGPSSAARPAGSPPAAEAGSGAASMTQGGGGT, from the coding sequence GTGACCCCCACACTCACCGGCCTGGGACTGCTGCTGGGCCTCGTTGGCTGCGGTGGCGAGGCCGAGGCGCCCCCTCCGTCTGGTCGACCCCCTGCCCGCGTGACCGTGGACGCCGTCGCCGACGGTCCGCTCGTCGTGCGTCATCGGCTCACGGGCCGCACGTCCGCCGCGCTCGAGGCCACCCTCGCGGCGGGCGCGAACGGGGCGGTGCGCCGGGTGCGGGTGCGGGTCGGTGACCGCGTCCAGGCGGGGGACTTGTTGTTCGAGGTCGATCCCAGCGTGGCCCGCGCCGACCTCGCGGCTGCGCAGGCCACGGCGGCCACGGCAGCCGAGGAGGAGGCCCAGGCCGCGCGCGATGCGGCCCGCTACCGGATGGCGGGACCCGAGGCGGTCGCGGTGACCCAGATCGAGCAGGCCGAGAGCCGCGCCGAGCAGCTGGCGAGGCGCCAGGCCGAGCTGAGCGCCCGGGTGCGTCAGACCCGCTCGCGGCTGGCGCAGCAGATCGTGCGCGCGCCGTTCGCGGGTCAGGTCGTTCAGCGCATGGCCGACCCGGGCGATTGGGTGTCCGCGGGCACGCCGGTGCTCCAAGTGGTCAGCATGGACGACGTCGAGGTGCACGCGATGGTCGACCCGCTGCTGCTGGCGCGTCTCCACGAGGGCCAGCCAGCCACCCTGCGCTTCGATGGGGAGGCGCTGCCCGCGCGGCTCGCCGGTGTGGTGCGCGTGATCGACAGCGCCACCGGGACGGCGCCGCTGCGCTTCCTACCGGACACGGCGGAGCGGCCGGCGTGGCTGCTGCCCGGGCGCTTCCTCGACGTGGAGCTGGAGCTGCCCGAGGAAGGCGGGGTCGTGGTGCCGCGCGACGCCGTGACCTACGGGGTGCGTGGCGCGCGCGTCGTGCGCGTCGTGGACGGAACGGCTCGCATCGTGCCCGTGCAGGTCGTCGTGCAGTCCGGTGAGCGTGCGCTGGTGCGGGGCGAGGGCCTCGCGGCAGGCCAGCAGGTCGTCACGCGCGGCAACGAGCGGCTGCGTCCCGATGACGCGGTGGTGGTGGACGGCGCCGCCCTGGCGGCGGGGGGCAGCGCGGGTGCGTCTCCGGCCGAACCCCCAGCGGGTCCTTCGTCTGCAGCGCGTCCGGCGGGCTCTCCCCCGGCCGCGGAGGCTGGGAGCGGCGCAGCGTCCATGACGCAGGGTGGCGGCGGCACATGA